The following nucleotide sequence is from Fibrobacter sp. UWB13.
GTGACGAAACATTGTTCAAGCTGGATACGCACGTGATGCCCGATGTCGTAAACATCAACCAGATGTCGGATACCACAAGCCTCATCCTTGATGCGCTCAGAAATATTGATGAAAAACAAAGTGCCCGTAAATAGGGACAAATCGCTGCCCGCTCGTAGGGCAAAGGAAAAAAGATGAATTACGCAGACGCAGGAGTTTCCTTGGCACGTGCCGATGAGGCAATGGTCGGTGTCAAGAAGTCCGTACGTACCACTTTCAACCAGGGCGTTCTCGGCGACGTGGGCAACTTCGGTGGCCTGTTCACGCTGAACCACCTCGGCATGAAGGACCCTGTCCTCGTGAGCTCCGTTGACGGCGTGGGCACCAAGCTCAAGGTCGATATCGAAATGGGTACGCACGAACTGCCGGGCCAGGACATCGTGAACCACTGCTGTGACGATATCCTCGTTCAGGGCGCACGTCCGCTGTTCTTCCTCGACTACGTGGCTACGGGCCGCTTGGAACCGGGTGTCATGGACAAGCTCGTTGCTGGTATGGCTAAGGCTTGCCGCGAAAACGATCTCGTCTTGATCGGTGGCGAAACTGCTGAAATGCCGGGCTTCTACGGTCCGGGTGACTACGATATCTCCGGTACGATCGTGGGTGTCGTGGAACGCGAAAACATCATCGACGGGAAGTCGATCAAGCCGGGTACGATCATCCTCGGTCTCCCGTCCACGGGTCTCCATACAAACGGCTATTCTCTTGCTCGTAAGGTTCTCTTTGATGTGGCTGGCTACAAGGTCGACACTATGGTTGACGGCATGGACAAGTCCATCGGCGAAGCTCTTGCAACTCCGCACCGCAGCTACTACCCGAGCCTCATCGATCTCTGCAACAAGAAGAAGATCCAGGGCCTTGCTCACATCACGGGTTCGGGCTACCAGGGCAACATCCCGCGTATCCTTCCGGACAACGTCGA
It contains:
- the purM gene encoding phosphoribosylformylglycinamidine cyclo-ligase; translated protein: MNYADAGVSLARADEAMVGVKKSVRTTFNQGVLGDVGNFGGLFTLNHLGMKDPVLVSSVDGVGTKLKVDIEMGTHELPGQDIVNHCCDDILVQGARPLFFLDYVATGRLEPGVMDKLVAGMAKACRENDLVLIGGETAEMPGFYGPGDYDISGTIVGVVERENIIDGKSIKPGTIILGLPSTGLHTNGYSLARKVLFDVAGYKVDTMVDGMDKSIGEALATPHRSYYPSLIDLCNKKKIQGLAHITGSGYQGNIPRILPDNVDVIIDRTTWDPPMIFKLIQQAGSVEKDEMYSTFNMGMGMLIFIDPADKAEVVAHLEAKGEKWTQIGEVVAGTKQVKFRD